CCGTGGCCTCGCCGAACGCGCCCGTCATGTACTCCCGCAGGATCCCGTACCCGCCGTCGTCGACGATCAGCCAGGTCACGTCGAGGCCGTACTGCTTCGCCGTCGCCAGCTCCGCGATCGAGTACATCGCGCCGCCGTCACCGGACACCGCCAGGACCGGCTGCGACGGGTCGGCGGCGGCCGCGCCGAGGGCGGCGGGGAAGCCGTAGCCGAGGCCGCCGGCGCCCTGGGCCGAGTGCATCGTGTTCGGGTGCCGCGCGTCGAAGGCCGACCACGCCCAGTACGCCAGGATCGTCATGTCCCAGAAGCTCGGCGCCCGGTCCGGCAGCGCCTCCCGCACCGCCGCGACGATCCGCTGCTCCAGGCCGAGGTCCTGGGCGGCGATCCGGTCCCGGACCTTCGTGAGGACGGCCGAGACCCGCTCGGGGGCCGTCGGGTCCGTGCGCTCCCCGACGGTCTCCAGGAGCGCCTGGAGCGCGAGGCGGGCGTCCGCGTGGATGCCGAGGGCCGGGTGGTTGGACTCCAGCTTGCCCGCGTCGGCCTCGATCTGGATCACCCGGCCGCGCGGGGCGAACGTGTGGTAGTTCGAGGACAGCTCGCCGAGGCCCGAGCCGACGACCAGGAGGACGTCGGCGTCCTCCAGGAAGTCCGTCGTGTGCCGGTCCTCCAGCCACGACTGGAGCGACAGCGGGTGCTCCCAGGGGAAGGCGCCCTTGCCGCCGAAGGTGGTGACGACGGGCGCGTCGATCTTCTCGGCCAGCGCGAGGAGCTTGCCGGAGGCGTCGGAGCGGACGACACCGCCGCCCGCGATGATCGCGGGCCGCTCGGCGTTCGCCAGGAGGTGCGCGGCGACCGCCGTCAGCTCGGGCCGCGGGACGACCTCCTCGGGCGTCGCGTCCATGGCCGTGACCACCGGCAGGCTCGTCTCGGCGAGGAGCACGTCCTGCGGGATCTCCACCCAGACGGGGCCGTGCGGGGCGGTGAGCGCCGACTCCCAGGCCGCGGCGATCGCGGAGGGGATCTGGGACTGCGTACGGACCGTGTGGACGGACTTCACGACGTCCCGGAACGAGGCCTGCTGGTCGCGGAGCTCGTGGAGGTAGCCGTGCCGGCCGCCGCCGAGCCCGGCCACCGGGATCTGGCTGCCGATCGCGAGGACCGGGGCGGAGGCGGCGGCCGCCTCCTGGAGCGCCGCGAGCGACATGAGGGCGCCGGGGCCGGTGGAGAGCAGCAGGGGGGCGGCCTCGCCGGTGATGCGGCCGTAGGCGTCGGCGGCGAAGCCGGCGTTGTTCTCGACGCGGAGGCCGACGTAGCGGAGGTCGGAGCGGCGGAGGGCGTCGAACATGCCGAGGGCGTGCTGGCCGGGGAGGCCGAAGACGGTGGTGGCGCCGAGGCCGGTGAGGGTCTCTACGACGAGGTCGCCGCCGTTGCGCCCCTCGGGCGGGTTCAGGGCCGCCTCGGTCTGGGCGACCGTGGGCCGCAGCACGAGGTCGTGGTCGTGGGTCATGGTCGTCCCTTGGCGTGGCTCGGGGGTCGGGGGTCGGGTGCGGGCGGTGGTCGGGTGGTGCCCACCCGTTCCTCCCCCTACGCCTTGGGGGCGTGGGGGGACCCCCACGCGGAACGTATGCCCACCACCCGACGGCGGCGCGGGCGGGCGAAGCCCCACCCGCGCCGAGGGAACTACTTCGCGTCGCGCGCCGCGGCGATCTGGCGGGACATGATCGTCGTCAGTTCGTACGCCGTGTGCGACGCCGCGACCGCCGTGATCTCCGCGTGGTCGTACGCCGGCGCGACCTCGACGACGTCGGCGGAGACCAGGTTGCAGGAGGAGAGGCCGCGGAGGATCTCCAGGAGCTCGCGGGACGTCATGCCGCCGGCCTCGGGGGTGCCGGTGCCGGGGGCGTGGGCCGGGTCGAGGCAGTCGATGTCGATCGAGATGTACAGCGGGCGGTCGCCGATGCGCTGGCGCAGCTGGTCGGCGACCTCGTCGGCGCCGCGGCGGTAGACGTCGGAGGACGTCACGATGCCGAAGCCGAGCTTCTCGTCGTCGGTGAGGTCCTGCTTGCCGTAGAGCGGGCCGCGGGTGCCGACGTGGGAGAGCGCGGAGGTGTCGAGGATGCCCTCCTCGACGGCGCGGCGGAACGGGGTGCCGTGGGTGTACTCGGCGCCGAAGTAGGTGTCCCAGGTGTCGAGGTGCGCGTCGAAGTGGAGCAGGGCGACGGGGCCGTGCTTCTTGGCGACGGAGCGGAGCAGCGGCAGGGCGATGGTGTGGTCGCCGCCGAGGGTCATCATGCGGGCGCCGGTGCCGAGGAGGTCGTCGGCGGCGGCCTCGATGGTCTCGACGGCCTCGTTGATGTTGAACGGGTTGGCGGCGATGTCACCGGCGTCCGCGACCTGGGCGAGGGCGAACGGGGAGGCGTCCTGCGCGGGGTTGTAGGGGCGCAGCAGGCGGGAGGCCTCGCGGATGGCGTTGCCGCCGAAGCGGGCGCCGGGGCGGTAGGAGACGCCGGTGTCGAAGGGGACGCCGACCACGGCGACGTCGGCGGTGCCGACCTCGTCGAGGCGCGGCAGCCGGGCGAACGTCGCGGGACCGGCGTACCGCGGGATGCGGGACGAGTCGATCGGGCCGCGGAAGGCGTTCTGGTCGCTGCTGCTCATGGTCGGGGTCCTCCTGGGTGCTTCTCGGTGGGCCGGGCGTCGGGTCGCGACGCCCGGGGCGTGGGGCCGCCGTCAGGCGGTGACGGGCGCCCGGTCCGGGGACTCGGGCTCGGTCGGGGTCTCCTGGCCGGCCAGCCGGGCGCGCCAGTTCGCGAGCACGGCGGCGTCCGTCGGGCGGGTCGCCAGGGAAACGATCACATATGCGGCGAGCGAGGCCAACAAACCATAGTAAACAGGCTCATTTGCCAAGATTCCGTAAGTCCACATCAGGCCAATGACGGTCAGGCCGCCGACGGTGACCGCGGCGAGCGCGCCCTGGACGGTGCCGCGGCGCCAGAGCAGGCCGCCGAGGATGGGCACGAGGAGCCCGCCGACCAGCAGGTTGTAGGCGACGGTGAGGGCCTGGACGACGTCGTTGAGGGCGATGGCGATGAGGATGACGGCGACGCCCATGATGAGGATGAAGAGGCGGTTGCCCTTCACCTCGTCGTGGTCGTTCTCGTCCTTCCTCGCGACGGCGCCGCGCAGGCGTGACCAGATGTCGTTGTTGGCGACGGTGGCGCAGGCGATGAGGGCGCCGGAGGAGGTGGACATCACGGCGGCGAGCGCGGCGGCGAGGACGAGGCCCCGGACGCCCATCGGCAGCTCGTCCTTGACGATGGTGGCGAAGGCGTCGTCGGCGCTGGGCAGCTTCGGGTAGAGCACCTTGGCCGCCGTGCCGATGACGGCTCCGGCGAGCGCGTACGCCAGACAGTAGGTGCCGGCGACGGTGCCGCCCCACTTGGCGACCTTGTCGGTGCGCGCGGTGAAGACCCGCTGCCAGATGTCCTGGCCGATGAGCATGCCGAAGGTGTAGATCAGCACGTACGTGAAGATCGTCTCGCCGCCGATGCCGAGCGGCTCGAAGTACGAGGTGGGCAGCGCCTCGCGCATGCCCTCGAAGCCGCCGGCCTTGATCACGGCGATCGGCAGCAGCAGGAGCAGCACGCCGATGGTCTTCACCACGAACTGCACCATGTCGGTGATGGTGATGGACCACATGCCGCCGAGCGTCGAGTAGGCGACGACGATGGTGCCGCCGAGGACGATCGCGAGGGTCCGGGGCAGGTCGAAGAGGACGTCGAAGATCGTGGCGTACGCGATGGTCGAGGTGACGGCGAGCATCAGCGTGTACGCCCACATCACGACGCCCGAGATGACGCCGGCCTTGCCGCCGTAGCGCAGGTCGAGCATCTCGGAGACGGTGTAGACCTTCAGCCGGGCGATGCGGGCGGAGAAGAAGACGCTCAGCGCGAGCAGGCCGAGGCCGATGGCGAAGACCATCCAGGCGCCGGAGAGGCCGTACTTGTAGCCGAGGCCGACGCCGCCGATGGTGGAGGCGCCGCCGAGGACGATGGCGGCCATCGTCCCGGAGTACATCCAGGGCCCGAGGCGGCGGCCGGCCACCAGGAACTCGCTCTTGGACCTGGCGCGGCGCATGCCCCACCAGCCCATCGCGAGCATGCCGGCCAGGTACAGGACGATCACTGTGTAGTCGACGGCCATGGGGCCCTCCTTCTCACCTCGGTGGCGTGTCGTGCGGGGGAGTGCCCAGGTGCTGATCGCGGGGACATCCGCCCGTACCCGCGGCCCTGGGATGCATCGACAGTAGGTGGCCGGAAAGCGACGTTGAAGTGTACGTTTCCTCCACTGTCCGGGCGGGGGATGTACGAAGGGACCATGCCGATGACCCCGATGCCCCCAACGGAGACGGGCTCCACTCCCCCGGCGCCGCCGGTGTCGCTCGCCGCGCTGCTCGCCCGCCCCGACCTGGGCCTGCGGCTGCTCGCCGGGCCCGAGGACGTGCCGCTGCACTGGGTGCACACCTCGGAGATGGCCGACCCCCACCCGTATCTGCTCGGCGGCGAGCTGCTGATGACGGCGGGCGTGCAGCTCACCGATCCGGCGCACTACGTCGAGCGGGTCGTGGAGGCGGGGGCGGCGGCGCTCGCCTTCGGAGTGACCCCGGTCTACGACACGGTGCCGCCGGAACTCGTCGCCGCGTGCGAACGGCACGGCCTGCCGCTCGTGGAGGTCCCTCCCCGGACCCCGTTCACGGCGGTGGCGCGGGCGCTGTGGCGGCTGATGGCGGAGGCCCGGCTGCACGAGCTGCGCCGGGTGACGGAGGCCCAGCAGTCCCTGGCGGCGGCCGCGGCCCGGCCGGCCCCGGTCCCGGCGGTGCTCGGCGCGCTCGCCTCGCGGCTCGGCGGGCGGACGGTGCTGTTCGGGGCGGACGGTACGGAGTCGGCGGCGGCCGGCCGGGAGGTCCCGGCGGAGGCGGCGCGGGCCCTGCGGGACCTGGCGGGGGTGCTCGGTCCGCGCCCGGGCGGCCCGGCCTCGGCGAGCGGGGACGGCGGCGGGCTGCGGCTCGCGGCGTACGCGCTGGGCGGCGGGGACGGGCTGACGCTCGGGGTGGCGACGGAGCGGCGCGGCCCGGGCGACCACACGATCGCGGGCGTGGCGGTGGTCCTGCTCTCCCTGCTCACGGCCCCGCACCGGGGCGCGGACGTGACGGTACGGGACGGGGCCCTGGTCCGGCTGCTGCTCGGCGCACCCCCGGCGGAGGTCGCGGACAGCCTGGGCCCGGGCCCGTGGACGGTGGTCCACGCACGGGGCGGCGACGGCACCCCGTTCGCGACGGCGAGCCTGGCGGCGGCCCTGGGGACACCACTGGTGGACGCGGGGACGGGCGGGGGCGGGGGTACGCGTACGGGTACGAGTACGGATACGGATACGGAGACGAGTACGACACCAGCCACGGCACCGGCAGGCCCCGGCACCGTACGGCTCCTCCTCCCCTCCTCCGCCCCCGTCGCCGCCCAGCAGGGATGGACTCTCGGAGCGAGCGCCCCCGTCGCGGCCTCGGAACTCGCCGCCGGGGAGGCCCAGGCAGCGCGGGCGCTGCGCAGGGCGGAGGCCTCGCGGGCGGCGCTCGTCCGGCACCGCGCCGGCGGGATGGCCGCGCTCGTCGACCGCGACGAGGCCGCCGCGTACGCCCGTACCGTCCTCGCCCCGCTCACCGAACCGCTCACCGAGACGCTCCGCGTCTGGATCTCCCTGCACGGCAGCTGGGACCGGACGGCGGTGGCCCTGGAGATCCACCGGAACACGGTCCGCCAGCGCATCGCCCGCTGCGCCGCACTCCTCGAACGGGACCTGGACGACCCGGACGTACGGATGGAGCTGTGGTTCGCGCTCACGTCCCGGTGAGGCCCTCAGCCGAGCCCTTTCAGGAGAATCCGGTGCGCGTCGTCCCAGCGGGCGAAGGCACGGCCGAGGGCGGCGAGCCGCGGGTCGGGACGCAGCTTCACCGCATCGCGCAGGAAGGCCCTCGTGACCCGTGAGCGGTCGACGTACTCCACGAGCGACACGAACGCGGTGCGCGCGCCGGAATCGCTCACGAGCGGCAGAGCGTCCGGGCGCAGGTCGACCACCGGAATCGGCAGCAGCGCGGTCGCCAGCTCCCCGAGCGACTTCAGCCACGCGTCGTCGGGTGCGACGGCGTGGAGCACGTTCCGGATCGCCGGCCGCAGCTCGGGGTTGTCGCCGCGCAGGGCCGTCAGGGCCTCGGGCCTCAGCCGGCCGCCGAACGCCACTGCCTTGTAGCTCCGCCTCGCGGTACGCCCGGCGAACTCGCCGAGGACGTCGTGCGAGCGCGGGGCGTCGCGATCCCCGGGGCGCGCCGCGCGCGCCCGTTCGGCGAGCCTGTCGAGCTCCTGCGCCACGTCGGTGAAGGCGTGATCGCGCGTGAGGAGTCCGAAAGCCCTCATGACCTCGGGGTCCGGGGCGAGCACGCCGGCGATGTCCGGGAGGAAGGGGCCGCCTCTGCGCCAGGGGAGCCTGGCTCCGGTCAGGAGAAGCGCGACGTACTGCCGCAACTGGTCGACCGGGAACCCCGGGGAGGGCTCCGCCTTCCGCTCCGGTAGGGACCGAGGCCGTGCGTCCGGCGTCGCACGGCCGGTCGCCACCTGCCCGAGGGCGGTGAAGAAGGTCCTGAGCATCTCGTCGGCCTGATCGGGAAGGGTGGGCAACGTGGAGTGGAGCACCCGCTGCCGGGCCGGCTCGTCGTCCGACACGATGAGGTTCACGAACTCGTGGCGACCCGACGGACGGAGCTGCGACGCACGGGCCTGCCCCGCGAAGTCGTTCCAGCGGGCGCTGTCGCAGAACGCCTGCGCGACCCATTCCGGCCGCCTCGCCTCCGACGGCCACCGCCGGTCGAGGAGGAGGTCGACGGCCGCCTCCGGCTCGCCCAGTGCGACGAACGACGCACCGGTGCCGTCGACGTGCTGTGCCCAGAGGCCGTCGGGGAGCAGCGCGGCCTGCGCGGGTTCCAGCCGGTCGCCGCGCAGCACCCGGAGCTGGGCCTCGATGCGCGGGGCCAGGTCGGACACGCTCTCGCCGAGCTCGCGCGCGAAGCGGACGTGGTAGAGCCGGTCCTCCACGGACCACATCTGCACGTTCCACGGGTCGATGGCCGGCGTCAGGTTCTCCGTCTGCAGCATCAGCCGGTGGTAGTAGGCCTCGACGTTCTCCGTCGTCGCCGGTTCCCGGACGTCGACGTCCTGGGGGTGGTACCAGGCGGCCGCCCGCTCGTGGACGGTCGGGATCCGGTCGCGTACGGCGGGGTCTCGGGCCATGAGGGCGAGCATCGGACGCCGCACCTCGGGCAGGTGCTGCAGACTGCCGTCGGCCGCCCGCCGCACCAGCCAGACCTCGTCGGCGAGCCGGTCGACGAGACCGTCCGCCTCCTCTCTCGTCATCTCCGTGAACCCGCACGGCTCGGCCAGGACCTCCTGGACGAGCTCCGGTGTGACGCGCCGCAGGACCAGGCCGGGGTGGGCGAGCTTCCGCACCTCGGGGTCGCCGATGTGGCCGAGGAACCGGTCGTACAGCACCGCGCGACGCAGGTCCTCGTCCAGCTCGGGAGCCGTGGCGCCGTCGGCGAGGAAGCCCGCGCGCTCCTCGGGGTCGAGGCGGCCGACGCATCGCGCCGCGACGTGCAGGGTGAGGGGGTTGCCGCCGACCTGGGCGGCGAGTCGGGGCGCGATGTCCCGGCCCACGCAGAGCCGGCCCAGGAGCTCCGCGGCGGGAGCGGCGTCCAGCTCGCGGAGTTCGATGCTCGCCCCGGGGACGAGGGAGAAGGCCGCCCGTCCCGACACGACGACGCGGAGGCCGGAGATCCCCATGGAACGGCGGAGTTTGTCGAGCCACTCCGCCATGACGGCCTCCGGATCGTTCCAGGTCTCCCGGGGGCCGGCGAAGGGCCGTGCCCGCTGCCATTCCTCGAAGGTGTCGAGGACGAGCAGCACCGGCTCGACGCCCCTCGGCGAGCTTCTCAGCAGGTCGCCGACGCTCCATTCGAGGGAGGTGGTGCTGCGGACGAGCGATTCGACGTACTGGCCGGAGTCCGAGCCCAACTCCCTGCGGCCGGACCGGGACCGGGTCTCCGCCACCCTCGCCTCGGCCAGGCCGGCGGCGAGTTCGGGCCAGGCGACCTCCAGTTGACGTGTGACGTCGAAGCTCAGCTCGACCTCCGCGTCCGGGCGGAACGCGACCCGGTCGAGGTCGATCACGACCACCGCCGGCACGTCCCCTCCCGCCACCAAGGCCTGGAGACGGGGCCGCAGGGCCTCGCCGAGGAGCGTCGACTTCCCGCTGCCCCCGATGCCGGTCAGCGTCAGGAGGGGCAGGCCCCCGTCCGGGTTCGGTGTCGGAGCGTCGATGAACTGCTCCAGCAGGTCGCGCTCGCGGTCCCGTCCGACGACTCCATGGGCCAACAGGCCCTCGTAGCTCTTGAGGACCGACTCGACGTGCGCCACCGCGGAGGTGCGCGCGAGGACGGGGCCGACGTCCTTGGCGCTCATCGCCCACAGGAGGGCCTGCGCCACCTCGGCGGTCGAGGCCTCACCGACGACGTGGTCGGGGAGCCGGGCGGCATGCGGGTGGCCGGGGACCCCTTCGGCGAGCACCCTCCGCAGCACCTGACCGGCCGGATCCGTCTTCACGTCAACGGCCCGCCGCAGCGCGTCGGCGAGCCCGGCCTCGGTGGAGGCGAGCCGCTCCAGCGTGCCGGCCCGGTGCGTCGAGCGCATCGTCCACGTCATCGTGCCGTCCACGACGGCTCGATCGAACTCGGCCGCGATCCCGCCGAGCGTCTCCGCGCGACGGTCCGCGTCGGCCTGCCGCCCGACGAGGTCCGCGGGTCGCACGGCGCCGCTGACGGCCGCGACCTCGCGGATCGCCTCGACGTCCGGCCGGACGCGGTGCGGGACCGGCTCCTCCTGCGCGAGTCTCCGGGCGAACGCCGCCACCTCCGAGGCCGGACGTGCCGCCCATGCTTCTCGGAGCGCCCGCAGGGACCGATCGACCTCGGGCCGTCCCGTACCTCCTGGCGATCCGTTCACGGTCCACCGCCGCGGTCCGCCAGCAGGGCTCTGATGAGGCGCCCGACGTCGCCCTCCATCGTGGAGCGGGCGCGTTCCGCGATCGGGTAGGGGCACGGGCCGCGCAGCGACGGCTCGTCGTCGCCCAGCGCCTCCCGCACCATCGGCACCAGAGCCGCGAGTACCGACGGCGGGGGATCCGGCGGCACGAAGGTGCGCGCGATGTCCTCCACCGTCGGGGCTTCGAGATAGTCGACGCTCGGCTGGAACTCGCTCGGGAGGGTCTCCTGCCATCCGGCGAGCACGAGCCGGACGCCGGGCGACCGCGGCAGTTCCAGGATGAGCCGGCGCACGAGGTCCACGACCGCGGCCGACGGGCTTGCGACCGTGCTGTCGAAGCCTTCGAGGACGAGCCACGCCCCTCCGGCCCTCGCCACCTCCACGAGAGTCTCCGACAAGGCGGGCGCGGTGCGGCTGCGTACCTCGCGCTGCCGGGTGGTGAGGCCGGTCGCCGGACGCTCGCCGGTCGCGGCGGCGAAGGCGCCCGCCACCTTGTCGGCGAAGCTCGTGGCGTCGTCACGCTGGCAGTTCGCGACGTCGATCGCCGCGTACGCGCCGCCGTACCGGGTGACGACGGCGTGCACGAGGTGGTGCGTGAACCGGAGGCCGAGCCCCGGCTCCCCGACGACCACGATGAGGCGCTGCGGCGCGGTGGCGTCGGGGAACCGGCTTCGCCAGATCCGCTCCACCGTTCCGAGCCGGCCGATGACGGTACGGGTCACGGGGTTGCCCCGCTCGTCGAGCTTCTCGACCGTCGTCACGCTCGGCGCGGTCTCGGGAAGCTCAAGCGACGCCAGTTTCGACGACCAGGGCGACATGGGGACGGCGCGGTTGAAGGCGGCACCGCCCCTGGCCGGCCCCTGTCCGAGTCCCGCCTGATGGAGCCCGACGACGCGGAACTCCGCGTCGACGACCGGCGCACCCGAAGAGCCGCCGGACGTGTTCGCGGAATGCAGGAGCCGCACCGGCGGATCTCCGAGGGGCTTCTCGACCGTGCCGACCGACCATTGCAGCGGGAGGACCCCGCCCGTGCCGTTGTCGGGATGGTGCAGCACGTGGATCTGGAAGGGCTTGCGGGGAAGGACTCCGCACGGGGGCATGGGCCGGAACGGGCGCGCCTCGGCCAGCCTCAGGATCGCGAGGTCCCAGGGCCCCTCCGCGCCGATGTCGGTGACGCTGTCGAGGACGAAGCCGTCGCCCTCGGTCTCCTCGGCGGTCGGGGGACTGTAGAACGCGAGCCACGAAGCGGCGAGCGGTGCGGTCGTCGGCGTCAGACGCGTGGGCGACGTCTCGTCGTCGAGCAGGTCCGTCATGTCCCCGAAGACCACGTGGATGCGGCTCGTCGAGCCGGCCTGTGGTGCGGCGGCCCCGGCAGCCGTCGCGTCGACGAGCTCGGACACCAGGTGGGCGGCGGTCGCGACCAGGGTCGGGGTGACGAGAAGGCCGGTTCCGTGTCGGGCGCCCGCGTCGATCCGGCACACGAGGTCGGAGGCGCGGAGGAAGCGCCGTGCGGCCACTCGGGCGTCGACGTGCGGGTGGGCGGACGCGACGAAGGAGTGCAGTACGGCGAGGCGTTCGAACACGTTCCGGCCGATGTCGACCGGCCCGTCGGTGATCAGGTCCGCCTTGGCCAGAGCGGCCTGGAACGCGACGAGCTTCCCTCTGCCCATCGCGTTGGTGATCGCACTCGGCACGTAGTCGGCGGGATCCTCGTAGTCGGCGTTGCGGATCCCGAGCTGATCGAGAATGGCCCGGATGCGCGGGATGTCGCACCTGATGGAACTCGCCATGCGGAGGATGTCGGGGGACCAGGACTGCGTCACGCGCTCACCACCCCGGTATCACGGCGGCCAGTTCGGGTGTCGCCCCTTCGAGGCCGTGGGCCCAGTTCACGCGGTCGGGGACGCCGGCGAAGTGCAGGCCGAGGACCTTCCGGCCCTCGGCTTCGAGGTCGACGACGAGCGAGCCGGAGCTGCCGCCGAGCGTGCTGGCGTCGTGGCTGATGATCCAGTGCCGGGCGTCGTCGGCCACCTCGCCCCGGCCCTCGGTGAGCACTCCGGGAGTGAGGCGCTTCACGCCCTTGACCCCGGCGAACAGTTCGGCGAAGACGTCCGGGCTCGTCGACGCCGAGCTGCCGGGGAAGCCGACGATGTAGACGCTGCGGCCGCGGGAGGCGAGCCCTCCGTGCGTCGCCGGGTCGTCGCCGCGGGCCACCTGGACCGGGGCGGGGAAAGGTCGTCCGTTCACCCGGTCGAGTTCGAGTACGGCCAGGTCGAGGCCGTCGAAGTTGACCCCCGGAATGGTCGGGTGCGCGTGCTCGGGTGCTCCCGCGCGCCCCACGCCCAGGACACGGCCGATCCGGAAGGCGCGGTTCGACGGGCCACCACCGACCTCCGCGCCGAAGTCGACCGCCACATCGGGCTTGAGTTCCCCGCCGAACTCCCCGTCGGTACGGGACGGATGCGTGGAGATGGCCTGCAGGACGTGGTAGTTGGTCACGACGACGCCGTCGTCGATCGCCCACGCCGTGCCCTGGTAGCCGAGGAGCGCGCTGGGGTCGTCGACCCGGCCGACCGCCCGGCAGACGGTGCGGAGTTCGGCCTGGATCCGCGACAGGGAGGGCGCCCAGTTCGCCGCCGCCGGGGCCGTGACGTCGACGAAGTCGTCTTCGACGAAGAGCACCGGGCGCGTTCCGTCGCTGTGGACGACGGCCTCCAGCCGCGCCATGTCCCGCATGTCGAGCCGGGCATCGTCGCCGTCGTCGACGACCTTCCGCAGCGCGTGTTCGGCCCCGCGCATGAGTCGCTCGCGCGCCACCGGGTCGGCTCTCCTCCCCAGGCGCTCCTCAAGTCGCCCGACTTCGTCGGAGAGTTGCGCGACCAGGCGTTCGGGATCCGGCGGACTCGGCGCGCCGCCCCCGTCGGCGTGCTCGAGTCCTCCGTTC
This is a stretch of genomic DNA from Streptomyces sp. R44. It encodes these proteins:
- a CDS encoding thiamine pyrophosphate-binding protein; amino-acid sequence: MTHDHDLVLRPTVAQTEAALNPPEGRNGGDLVVETLTGLGATTVFGLPGQHALGMFDALRRSDLRYVGLRVENNAGFAADAYGRITGEAAPLLLSTGPGALMSLAALQEAAAASAPVLAIGSQIPVAGLGGGRHGYLHELRDQQASFRDVVKSVHTVRTQSQIPSAIAAAWESALTAPHGPVWVEIPQDVLLAETSLPVVTAMDATPEEVVPRPELTAVAAHLLANAERPAIIAGGGVVRSDASGKLLALAEKIDAPVVTTFGGKGAFPWEHPLSLQSWLEDRHTTDFLEDADVLLVVGSGLGELSSNYHTFAPRGRVIQIEADAGKLESNHPALGIHADARLALQALLETVGERTDPTAPERVSAVLTKVRDRIAAQDLGLEQRIVAAVREALPDRAPSFWDMTILAYWAWSAFDARHPNTMHSAQGAGGLGYGFPAALGAAAADPSQPVLAVSGDGGAMYSIAELATAKQYGLDVTWLIVDDGGYGILREYMTGAFGEATATELTRPDFVALSESFGVPATLTSPESLTADLAKALATPGPSVVVLPALLRMFEPTHL
- the speB gene encoding agmatinase encodes the protein MSSSDQNAFRGPIDSSRIPRYAGPATFARLPRLDEVGTADVAVVGVPFDTGVSYRPGARFGGNAIREASRLLRPYNPAQDASPFALAQVADAGDIAANPFNINEAVETIEAAADDLLGTGARMMTLGGDHTIALPLLRSVAKKHGPVALLHFDAHLDTWDTYFGAEYTHGTPFRRAVEEGILDTSALSHVGTRGPLYGKQDLTDDEKLGFGIVTSSDVYRRGADEVADQLRQRIGDRPLYISIDIDCLDPAHAPGTGTPEAGGMTSRELLEILRGLSSCNLVSADVVEVAPAYDHAEITAVAASHTAYELTTIMSRQIAAARDAK
- a CDS encoding sodium:solute symporter translates to MAVDYTVIVLYLAGMLAMGWWGMRRARSKSEFLVAGRRLGPWMYSGTMAAIVLGGASTIGGVGLGYKYGLSGAWMVFAIGLGLLALSVFFSARIARLKVYTVSEMLDLRYGGKAGVISGVVMWAYTLMLAVTSTIAYATIFDVLFDLPRTLAIVLGGTIVVAYSTLGGMWSITITDMVQFVVKTIGVLLLLLPIAVIKAGGFEGMREALPTSYFEPLGIGGETIFTYVLIYTFGMLIGQDIWQRVFTARTDKVAKWGGTVAGTYCLAYALAGAVIGTAAKVLYPKLPSADDAFATIVKDELPMGVRGLVLAAALAAVMSTSSGALIACATVANNDIWSRLRGAVARKDENDHDEVKGNRLFILIMGVAVILIAIALNDVVQALTVAYNLLVGGLLVPILGGLLWRRGTVQGALAAVTVGGLTVIGLMWTYGILANEPVYYGLLASLAAYVIVSLATRPTDAAVLANWRARLAGQETPTEPESPDRAPVTA
- a CDS encoding PucR family transcriptional regulator, yielding MYEGTMPMTPMPPTETGSTPPAPPVSLAALLARPDLGLRLLAGPEDVPLHWVHTSEMADPHPYLLGGELLMTAGVQLTDPAHYVERVVEAGAAALAFGVTPVYDTVPPELVAACERHGLPLVEVPPRTPFTAVARALWRLMAEARLHELRRVTEAQQSLAAAAARPAPVPAVLGALASRLGGRTVLFGADGTESAAAGREVPAEAARALRDLAGVLGPRPGGPASASGDGGGLRLAAYALGGGDGLTLGVATERRGPGDHTIAGVAVVLLSLLTAPHRGADVTVRDGALVRLLLGAPPAEVADSLGPGPWTVVHARGGDGTPFATASLAAALGTPLVDAGTGGGGGTRTGTSTDTDTETSTTPATAPAGPGTVRLLLPSSAPVAAQQGWTLGASAPVAASELAAGEAQAARALRRAEASRAALVRHRAGGMAALVDRDEAAAYARTVLAPLTEPLTETLRVWISLHGSWDRTAVALEIHRNTVRQRIARCAALLERDLDDPDVRMELWFALTSR
- a CDS encoding trypsin-like peptidase domain-containing protein, yielding MTQSWSPDILRMASSIRCDIPRIRAILDQLGIRNADYEDPADYVPSAITNAMGRGKLVAFQAALAKADLITDGPVDIGRNVFERLAVLHSFVASAHPHVDARVAARRFLRASDLVCRIDAGARHGTGLLVTPTLVATAAHLVSELVDATAAGAAAPQAGSTSRIHVVFGDMTDLLDDETSPTRLTPTTAPLAASWLAFYSPPTAEETEGDGFVLDSVTDIGAEGPWDLAILRLAEARPFRPMPPCGVLPRKPFQIHVLHHPDNGTGGVLPLQWSVGTVEKPLGDPPVRLLHSANTSGGSSGAPVVDAEFRVVGLHQAGLGQGPARGGAAFNRAVPMSPWSSKLASLELPETAPSVTTVEKLDERGNPVTRTVIGRLGTVERIWRSRFPDATAPQRLIVVVGEPGLGLRFTHHLVHAVVTRYGGAYAAIDVANCQRDDATSFADKVAGAFAAATGERPATGLTTRQREVRSRTAPALSETLVEVARAGGAWLVLEGFDSTVASPSAAVVDLVRRLILELPRSPGVRLVLAGWQETLPSEFQPSVDYLEAPTVEDIARTFVPPDPPPSVLAALVPMVREALGDDEPSLRGPCPYPIAERARSTMEGDVGRLIRALLADRGGGP
- a CDS encoding serine protease, with amino-acid sequence MSAGSTYERLLGESRNGGLEHADGGGAPSPPDPERLVAQLSDEVGRLEERLGRRADPVARERLMRGAEHALRKVVDDGDDARLDMRDMARLEAVVHSDGTRPVLFVEDDFVDVTAPAAANWAPSLSRIQAELRTVCRAVGRVDDPSALLGYQGTAWAIDDGVVVTNYHVLQAISTHPSRTDGEFGGELKPDVAVDFGAEVGGGPSNRAFRIGRVLGVGRAGAPEHAHPTIPGVNFDGLDLAVLELDRVNGRPFPAPVQVARGDDPATHGGLASRGRSVYIVGFPGSSASTSPDVFAELFAGVKGVKRLTPGVLTEGRGEVADDARHWIISHDASTLGGSSGSLVVDLEAEGRKVLGLHFAGVPDRVNWAHGLEGATPELAAVIPGW